In Gossypium hirsutum isolate 1008001.06 chromosome D06, Gossypium_hirsutum_v2.1, whole genome shotgun sequence, one genomic interval encodes:
- the LOC107901425 gene encoding probable L-ascorbate peroxidase 6, chloroplastic/mitochondrial — MTSSLGNTASSRISASSSPGVRLSLHPPSSFSLLSFSSSFKPFAFSPLSSHFSPHQRRSAVNVSSSRGFGTVASPKCAASNSDQLKSAREDLKQLLNSQFCHPILVRLGWHDAGTYNKNIEEWPQRGGANGSLRFEVELKHAANAGLVNALSLIQPIKDKYSDVTFADLFQLASATAIEEAGGPKIPMKYGRVDVSGPNECPEEGRLPDAGPPSPADHLREVFYRMGLNDKEIVALSGAHTLGRSRPERSGWGKPETKYTKDGPGTPGGQSWTVQWLKFDNSYFKDIKAKRDEDLLVLPTDAVLFEDPSFKVYAEKYAEDQETLFKDYAEAHAKLSNLGAKFDPPEGIVLDDTPVQAVPEKFVAAKYSTGKRELSDSMKRKIRAEYESFGGGPDKPLPTNYFLNIIIIIGVLAILTSLLGNY, encoded by the exons ATGACTTCGTCTCTAGGCAACACCGCCTCTTCTCGAATCTCAGCATCTTCCTCCCCCGGAGTTCGACTTTCTCTCCATCCCCCCTCCTCTttttctctcctttctttctctTCCTCTTTTAAGCCCTTCGCTTTCTCTCCTCTATCTTCTCATTTCTCTCCCCACCAG aGGAGATCGGCAGTTAATGTGTCGAGTAGCAGAGGATTCGGCACAGTTGCAAGTCCGAAATGTGCAGCTTCGAATTCTGATCAGTTGAAGAGTGCTAGAGAAGATCTCAAGCAACTCCTCAACTCTCAGTTCTGCCATCCTATTCTG GTTCGCCTAGGATGGCATGATGCTGGTACCTACAACAAGAACATTGAGGAATGGCCACAAAGGGGTGGAGCGAATGGAAGTCTTAGGTTTGAAGTAGAGCTAAAACATGCCGCCAATGCTG GCCTAGTGAATGCATTGAGTCTTATTCAGCCTATCAAGGACAAGTACTCTGATGTAACTTTTGCTGATTTGTTCCAGTTGGCTAGTGCTACTGCTATTGAG GAGGCTGGAGGACCCAAAATTCCCATGAAATATGGAAGGGTGGATGTCTCCGGTCCTAATGAGTGTCCTGAGGAGGGCAGGCTACCTG ATGCTGGACCACCTTCACCTGCTGATCATCTACGAGAGGTTTTCTACCGAATGGGATTAAATGACAAG GAAATTGTTGCATTATCTGGTGCACACACTCTTGGGAGGTCCAGACCAGAACGTAGCGGTTGGGGTAAACCAGAAACCAAGTATACG AAAGATGGGCCAGGAACACCAGGAGGACAGTCTTGGACAGTGCAATGGTTGAAGTTTGACAATTCATACTTCAAG GACATTAAAGCAAAAAGGGATGAAGATTTGCTTGTGTTGCCAACTGATGCTGTTCTTTTTGAAGATCCCTCTTTCAAG GTATATGCTGAGAAATACGCTGAAGATCAAGAGACATTATTCAAGGATTATGCAGAGGCACATGCCAAACTTAGCAACCTTGGGGCCAAATTTGATCCTCCAGAG GGTATTGTGTTAGATGATACTCCAGTACAAGCTGTACCGGAGAAGTTTGTAGCTGCCAAGTACTCAACAGGAAAG AGAGAGCTGTCAGATTCCATGAAGCGGAAGATTCGAGCAGAATATGAATCATTTGGGGGAGGCCCAGATAAGCCTCTACCAACCAACTATTTTCTAAATATCATAATTATTATTGGTGTGTTGGCCATTTTGACATCTCTTCTGGGtaattattga